A genomic segment from Acuticoccus sediminis encodes:
- a CDS encoding vWA domain-containing protein, with protein MFTPLFEGLRKEGVPVSLREYLTLLEAMQGGLADDDIETFYYLARSTLVKDETKIDAFDRVFGRVFQGLQSLSEAADGVDVAELPEEWLRALADRVFTEEEKAQIEALGGFEKLMETLRQRLEEQKGRHQGGNKWIGTGGTSPFGHGGYNPEGVRIGGPGRHRRAVKVWDKREFRDLDGDVEIGTRAIRIALRKLRKLARTGAAEELDLPETIEATAREGFLDVRTRRERQNAIRVLLLLDIGGSMDDHVKVCEELFSAAKSEFNSLTQFYFHNCVYEGLWTSNARRRTEVTSTIDIIRRFPPDTRLIFVGDAAMSPYEIVAPGGSVEHWNAEAGAIWLQRLLGHFTKAAWINPVRGDLWKYTQSTELLMDIMDGRMFELTLSGLDAAIDALRR; from the coding sequence ATGTTCACGCCGTTGTTCGAAGGCCTGCGCAAGGAAGGCGTGCCCGTGTCCCTGCGCGAGTACCTGACGCTTCTGGAAGCGATGCAGGGCGGTCTCGCCGACGACGATATCGAGACGTTCTACTACCTCGCCCGCTCCACCCTGGTGAAGGACGAGACGAAGATCGACGCGTTCGACCGCGTCTTCGGCCGCGTCTTCCAGGGTCTGCAGTCGCTGTCGGAGGCGGCGGACGGCGTCGACGTCGCCGAGCTTCCCGAGGAGTGGCTGCGCGCGCTCGCCGACCGGGTCTTCACCGAGGAGGAGAAGGCCCAGATCGAGGCGCTCGGCGGCTTCGAGAAGCTGATGGAGACGCTGCGCCAGCGCCTCGAGGAGCAGAAGGGGCGCCACCAGGGCGGCAACAAGTGGATCGGGACCGGCGGCACCTCGCCGTTCGGCCACGGCGGCTACAATCCGGAGGGCGTGCGCATCGGCGGGCCCGGGCGCCACCGCCGCGCGGTGAAGGTCTGGGACAAGCGCGAGTTCCGCGACCTCGACGGCGACGTCGAGATCGGCACCCGCGCGATCCGCATCGCCCTGCGCAAGCTGAGGAAGCTCGCCCGCACCGGCGCGGCGGAGGAGCTCGACCTCCCCGAGACCATCGAGGCGACCGCGCGCGAGGGGTTCCTCGACGTCCGCACCCGGCGCGAGCGGCAGAACGCCATCCGCGTGCTCCTGCTGCTCGACATCGGCGGCTCGATGGACGACCACGTGAAGGTCTGCGAGGAGCTGTTCTCGGCAGCGAAGTCGGAATTCAACTCGCTGACGCAGTTCTACTTTCACAATTGCGTTTATGAGGGGCTGTGGACCTCCAACGCGCGCCGCCGCACGGAGGTGACCTCGACGATCGACATCATCCGCCGCTTTCCGCCGGATACGCGGCTGATCTTCGTGGGCGACGCGGCGATGAGCCCGTACGAGATCGTCGCCCCCGGCGGCTCGGTGGAGCACTGGAACGCGGAGGCGGGGGCGATCTGGCTGCAGCGACTTCTCGGTCATTTTACCAAGGCTGCGTGGATCAACCCGGTCCGGGGTGATCTATGGAAATACACGCAGTCGACCGAGCTGCTGATGGACATCATGGACGGGCGGATGTTCGAGCTCACGCTGTCCGGTCTCGACGCTGCCAT
- a CDS encoding YcjF family protein, with product MNKRRPIVFDIDEVEFDDEAFEPEAPEVEAFEPLPEREAEPEPAAASPTGGRRSGRRGRREADPINEPESRAAPVVTPAPLRRRRRWSWLSVFTVGISGLAALALSISLYAFVEDLLARIPALGWLAAVLTALVVVGLFGMVLREWLAIRHLKQIENLRRRADEAVATDDPADARDVLADLIDLYGDRPATARGRKALKSHMREVIDGRDLIALGEREVLSPLDRQATTQIVASARRVAAVTALSPRALVDIAYVVFAALSLVRQIAMIYGGRPGTLGFLRVLRHAIAHLAVTGGMAATDSLIGEVIGKGIAAKLSARLGEGIVNGLMTARLGLAALDVLRPLPFHGTRRPRINDVMAEIAKIAPKDDR from the coding sequence ATGAACAAGCGCCGCCCCATCGTGTTCGATATCGACGAGGTCGAGTTCGACGACGAGGCGTTCGAGCCGGAGGCGCCCGAGGTCGAGGCCTTCGAGCCGCTGCCCGAGCGGGAGGCGGAGCCCGAACCCGCGGCCGCCTCGCCGACGGGCGGCCGGCGGTCGGGCCGGCGGGGACGGCGGGAGGCGGACCCCATCAACGAGCCGGAGTCGCGCGCGGCCCCGGTCGTGACGCCGGCGCCGCTCAGGCGCAGGCGCCGCTGGAGCTGGCTGTCGGTCTTCACCGTCGGCATCTCCGGACTGGCCGCGCTGGCGCTGTCCATCTCGCTCTACGCCTTCGTCGAGGACCTCCTGGCGCGGATCCCGGCGCTCGGCTGGCTCGCCGCCGTCCTGACCGCGCTCGTCGTCGTCGGGCTGTTCGGCATGGTGCTGCGCGAGTGGCTGGCGATCCGGCACCTCAAGCAGATCGAGAACCTGAGGCGCCGCGCCGACGAAGCGGTCGCCACCGACGACCCGGCCGACGCGCGCGACGTCCTGGCCGACCTCATCGACCTCTACGGCGACCGCCCTGCCACCGCCCGCGGACGCAAGGCGTTGAAGAGCCACATGCGCGAGGTGATCGACGGGCGCGACCTCATCGCACTGGGCGAGCGCGAGGTGCTGTCCCCGCTCGACCGGCAGGCGACGACGCAGATCGTCGCCTCGGCGCGGCGGGTGGCGGCGGTGACGGCCCTGTCGCCGCGCGCGCTGGTGGATATCGCCTACGTCGTCTTCGCGGCGCTGTCGCTGGTGCGGCAGATCGCGATGATCTACGGCGGGCGGCCGGGTACGCTCGGCTTCCTGCGCGTCCTGCGCCACGCCATCGCCCACCTCGCCGTGACCGGTGGGATGGCGGCGACCGACTCGCTGATCGGCGAAGTGATCGGCAAGGGGATCGCGGCCAAGCTCTCCGCCCGCCTCGGCGAGGGCATCGTCAACGGACTGATGACGGCGCGGCTGGGGCTGGCGGCACTCGACGTCCTGCGCCCGCTCCCCTTCCACGGCACGCGCCGCCCGCGCATCAACGACGTCATGGCCGAGATCGCCAAGATCGCGCCGAAGGACGACAGGTAG
- a CDS encoding RidA family protein → MRYERELISNGNPMEAIVGFSRAVRVGPYIAIGGTAPVDASGRTVGVGDAAAQARQCLEIIKAALEQAGSGLQDVVRTRVILTNIDDWKAVIDVRKEYFADVRPVDTIMAVDRFVNPEWLVEFEVDAVVADRT, encoded by the coding sequence ATGAGATACGAACGCGAACTCATCTCGAACGGCAATCCGATGGAGGCGATCGTCGGGTTCAGCCGAGCCGTGCGCGTCGGCCCGTACATCGCGATCGGCGGGACGGCTCCCGTGGACGCGAGCGGCAGGACGGTGGGCGTCGGCGACGCGGCGGCGCAGGCGCGCCAATGCCTCGAAATCATCAAGGCCGCGCTGGAGCAGGCGGGATCCGGCCTGCAGGACGTCGTGCGGACCCGCGTCATCCTGACCAACATCGACGACTGGAAGGCCGTGATCGACGTGCGCAAGGAATATTTCGCCGACGTGCGTCCGGTCGACACGATCATGGCGGTCGATCGCTTCGTGAACCCCGAGTGGCTGGTCGAATTCGAGGTTGACGCAGTCGTCGCCGATCGCACGTAG